From the Leptospira biflexa serovar Patoc strain 'Patoc 1 (Paris)' genome, one window contains:
- a CDS encoding tetratricopeptide repeat protein, which yields MKQRIYICLLMFPILGLATCRYPIAKQDVIESDTLFLEANNPKAKECNEEGIRLTKSIQLDSAAATWENCILANPNEVVVHLNRLRFYFLLDEYEILKQKVAKESPSRSSVTYQTILKELDQRLRIEEKVILLDALSRVKGWELIAYEELANYYLQVGNFPFAEGYLNQILEVVPFHENALYGMADIQIHKGNWFSLLDYAKSLEVSAKKNKDYHYYFLKANFELGRYDVALKWAESASANEKTEIYFLELWRDTLLVLKDNPKWDSLLPYYRKAKEKGYSVPESVFFPTLSKEGKDVRKAVRSGRS from the coding sequence TTGAAACAACGCATTTACATTTGTTTATTGATGTTTCCAATCCTTGGACTGGCAACATGTCGTTACCCAATCGCCAAACAGGATGTCATTGAATCAGACACATTGTTTTTAGAGGCAAACAATCCAAAAGCAAAAGAATGTAATGAGGAAGGAATCCGGCTCACCAAATCGATCCAATTGGATTCAGCCGCGGCCACTTGGGAAAATTGTATCCTGGCAAATCCGAATGAAGTGGTCGTTCATCTCAATCGCCTACGTTTTTATTTTCTTTTAGATGAGTATGAAATCCTCAAACAGAAAGTAGCAAAAGAATCACCTTCTCGGAGTTCCGTCACTTACCAAACCATATTGAAAGAGTTGGACCAAAGGTTACGAATTGAAGAGAAAGTCATTTTGTTAGATGCTCTTTCACGGGTCAAAGGTTGGGAATTAATTGCTTATGAAGAACTTGCAAATTACTATTTACAAGTAGGGAACTTTCCATTTGCGGAAGGATATTTGAACCAAATTTTAGAAGTTGTTCCGTTTCATGAAAATGCTTTGTATGGAATGGCTGACATCCAAATTCACAAAGGGAATTGGTTTAGTTTGCTTGATTATGCAAAATCCTTGGAAGTCTCTGCCAAAAAAAATAAGGATTATCATTATTATTTTTTAAAAGCAAACTTTGAATTGGGTCGTTATGATGTTGCCCTCAAATGGGCTGAATCTGCCTCCGCCAATGAAAAAACAGAAATTTATTTTTTAGAACTTTGGAGAGACACTCTTCTTGTTTTAAAAGACAATCCCAAATGGGATTCTTTGTTACCGTACTACCGGAAAGCAAAAGAAAAAGGG
- a CDS encoding tetratricopeptide repeat protein, with translation MAQEILALFNEAVRLERNGEWERAETQYKLLLEKNPDYHLALQNLGVIYAKQGKHADAIPLFSKAYKLHANVKNCYNLAVSLYKHNETEKAISFLKQTLSFEKKFISAHLLLAQAYQKLENDEKTEVYLNNVIKIEPNHKSALGGLAMFYYERNRFPESLKMIERYLILYPGNAQLKIIQSEILAKQGNYKASANLLTAMVKEDVGFTHFNESLQSTWQEDDAIAKESLERIQSKAKKKLKEFKTKLELSKENPDEFSPPDPQEALDLSLLYLFNGNPEKAMQYLVFAQKMKEKSDSDGIS, from the coding sequence ATGGCACAGGAAATTTTAGCCCTTTTCAATGAAGCAGTACGTTTAGAGCGTAATGGTGAGTGGGAACGTGCCGAGACCCAATACAAATTACTTTTAGAAAAAAATCCCGATTACCATTTGGCTTTACAAAATTTAGGTGTGATTTACGCCAAACAAGGAAAACACGCTGATGCCATTCCACTTTTTTCGAAAGCCTACAAATTACATGCGAATGTAAAGAACTGTTATAATTTGGCAGTTTCCCTTTATAAACATAATGAAACGGAAAAGGCGATTAGTTTCCTTAAACAAACCTTATCCTTTGAAAAGAAATTTATCTCAGCACACTTGTTACTCGCGCAAGCTTACCAAAAATTAGAGAACGACGAAAAAACCGAAGTGTATTTGAACAATGTCATCAAAATTGAACCGAACCATAAATCAGCTTTAGGAGGGCTTGCGATGTTTTATTACGAAAGGAATCGTTTTCCAGAAAGTTTAAAAATGATTGAGCGTTATTTGATCTTATATCCAGGGAATGCCCAATTAAAAATCATCCAATCCGAAATTTTAGCAAAACAAGGGAATTATAAAGCTTCTGCCAATTTACTCACAGCGATGGTAAAAGAAGATGTTGGATTCACTCATTTTAACGAAAGTTTACAGTCCACATGGCAAGAGGATGATGCCATAGCGAAAGAAAGTTTGGAACGCATCCAATCCAAGGCAAAAAAGAAATTAAAAGAATTTAAAACCAAACTGGAGCTCTCCAAAGAAAATCCAGATGAATTTTCTCCTCCAGATCCGCAGGAAGCCTTGGATTTAAGTTTATTGTATCTTTTCAATGGAAACCCAGAAAAAGCGATGCAGTATTTGGTATTTGCCCAAAAGATGAAGGAAAAATCAGATTCTGACGGAATTTCCTAA
- the mpl36 gene encoding RlpA family plasminogen-binding lipoprotein MPL36 yields the protein MQRLILITILLWLVSCSSADATRRDYSASGDPEDIFFERSQKSKPTGTNGSNDPVARSIMDDLETKSKQTTTAQADLPTKKPTTQFDEVGLSSWYGQKFQGRPTASGEPFDRMKMTGAHRTLPIGTVVKIQNLENQKEAVVRINDRGPFVDERIVDVSEKTAEILEFKDKGITKVGIKVLKKGEDELADDLDDSDLLDDTPAKPEKLTPVKPGVTKPIAAGKGFTVQVGVFQEKERAIKYQETIKSEYNQTVFVTPRDGKYVVQVGDFADRSKAESLKSKLKYDGIDCFIATR from the coding sequence ATGCAAAGACTCATACTCATTACCATTTTATTGTGGTTGGTGTCCTGCAGTTCTGCTGATGCCACACGTAGGGATTATAGTGCTTCTGGTGATCCAGAGGATATTTTCTTCGAACGTTCACAAAAATCGAAACCTACCGGAACAAATGGATCGAACGACCCAGTGGCAAGATCCATCATGGATGATTTGGAAACAAAATCCAAACAAACCACCACAGCCCAGGCAGACCTACCAACAAAAAAACCAACCACTCAATTCGATGAAGTGGGTTTATCCTCTTGGTATGGACAAAAGTTCCAAGGACGTCCAACAGCAAGTGGTGAACCATTTGATCGCATGAAAATGACGGGAGCACACCGAACCCTTCCCATTGGTACCGTTGTGAAAATCCAAAACCTAGAAAACCAAAAGGAAGCTGTGGTTCGTATCAATGACAGAGGGCCATTTGTGGATGAAAGGATTGTGGATGTTTCCGAAAAAACAGCAGAAATCTTAGAATTTAAAGACAAAGGGATCACAAAAGTTGGCATCAAAGTTCTCAAAAAAGGCGAAGATGAACTAGCAGATGATTTAGATGATTCTGACCTTTTAGACGATACCCCAGCAAAACCTGAAAAATTGACTCCTGTCAAACCTGGTGTCACAAAACCAATTGCTGCGGGAAAAGGATTTACGGTCCAAGTTGGCGTTTTCCAAGAAAAAGAAAGAGCCATCAAATACCAAGAAACCATCAAATCTGAGTACAACCAAACCGTCTTTGTCACTCCAAGAGATGGAAAATACGTCGTTCAAGTGGGGGATTTCGCAGACCGTTCCAAGGCTGAATCTCTCAAATCAAAATTGAAATACGATGGGATTGATTGTTTTATCGCAACCCGTTAG
- a CDS encoding SpoIIE family protein phosphatase: MSETTLSVDHILTNYYTFGSLIVTVLLAVLTTFFFSLKDKTVATKHMGLACLFLALFQFGYLLGAFYYHPIASYHRWITGSFILFGIIHFGQFFFRFPDNRSEKAANIILAVFYAIGIVVALWFLVTVSQGERKYHFTAHHWDFNSEGASRILSLVIAALSFLNFIVMPSYRLFNIEKEKRGTLIIMLLAGLIAAIVPNVTNVMSRDGAMERSTYLTALVLLFTFTFFIITITFINNSTERTTFMVKIVGISFVTILLIMQAFSYLVDQEKELSFDNTAIQKALRVAEGGERSKDILFVIEYDSNGQNLKKAYLPSTVTLDLPLVQADLYNTALYHELISINEEDYRTSLKGLIGKTPYYFEGYKFAILNFLEENADLEGQELKSEVSKLVEKLNKRTFINTNKLVDIDPDLFCEEGVKYIEKVKNVDTFRDSILKHVNECKWDGKEISGRDLKVEMLKYFRYFKPDLTRHYRKDLDGLSHYVAYMTYDAKKKINREVGFNYRDYRSYMHKSAKLELVILAIVMIVLLVVFPLFFRSALVNPLYALLAGVEKVNQGNLEVEVPIKVNDEIGFLAESFNGMVSSIRDARRELQDYAENLEEKVKERTKELQEKMDEIHRLKVQQDGDYFLTSLLAKPLFFNANKSENIRCDFFVHQKKTFEFRNKTGDLGGDICITGNLKLGKPDDFRRYTMVMNGDAMGKSMQGAGGSLVMGVVMNSIMARSAGNKRILNRTPEEWLTDVYEEVNAVFKSFSGTMVISATVMLIDDETGKVWYFNAEHPYSILYRDGKASFIEEELKLRKLGLDSEYPFEVQSFQLLPGDQLILGSDGRDDIDLTPDEDVRTINEDETMVLRFVEESDGDIYEVERLVKNAGDITDDISMLSVVFKSEKSPIHHTPPKDEISNQPIDDFFDTPGDDWDEALTTSGAFEEGKALYQNGEIERAITVMKKAFLSDPNNQKLNKFLGLVSYKGKEYDIAAKVLTEFLKENEGSGEYWYYLAMSEKKLGNYERALKAAQEALKHEPENFQNLINLADVSRLLGNVDRALTYVTRAQSIDPTNKNVVKLSKLLEKATSLN; encoded by the coding sequence ATGAGTGAAACCACATTATCCGTTGACCACATACTAACAAATTATTATACATTCGGTAGTTTAATTGTCACTGTCCTCCTTGCGGTCTTGACTACATTCTTCTTCTCGTTGAAAGACAAAACCGTTGCCACAAAACATATGGGACTCGCCTGTTTGTTTTTAGCTCTCTTCCAATTTGGTTATCTACTCGGTGCTTTTTATTACCATCCAATTGCTTCATACCATCGATGGATTACAGGCAGTTTCATCTTGTTTGGTATCATTCACTTTGGGCAGTTTTTCTTCCGATTCCCTGACAATCGCAGTGAAAAAGCAGCGAACATTATATTAGCAGTTTTTTATGCTATTGGGATCGTTGTTGCGTTGTGGTTTCTTGTTACGGTCTCTCAAGGGGAAAGAAAATACCACTTTACCGCACACCATTGGGACTTCAACTCTGAAGGTGCAAGCCGAATCTTGAGTTTAGTGATCGCAGCATTATCGTTCCTCAACTTTATCGTGATGCCTAGTTATAGGTTATTCAATATTGAAAAAGAAAAACGTGGTACTCTCATCATCATGTTGCTCGCTGGACTCATTGCCGCAATTGTTCCAAATGTAACGAATGTAATGAGCCGTGATGGAGCCATGGAAAGGTCTACCTATCTGACCGCACTTGTTCTTTTGTTTACGTTTACCTTTTTTATCATCACAATTACTTTCATTAACAATAGTACAGAACGTACGACGTTTATGGTAAAGATTGTGGGTATTTCGTTTGTCACAATCCTTCTCATCATGCAAGCCTTCTCTTATTTGGTGGACCAAGAGAAGGAACTCTCCTTTGACAATACAGCCATCCAAAAGGCATTACGTGTTGCGGAAGGGGGAGAAAGGTCCAAGGACATTTTATTTGTCATCGAATATGATTCGAATGGACAAAACTTAAAAAAAGCCTATCTTCCATCAACTGTCACCTTGGACCTACCCCTTGTACAAGCAGACTTATACAATACAGCCTTGTATCATGAACTAATTTCCATTAACGAGGAAGATTATAGAACTTCCCTTAAAGGTCTTATAGGCAAAACACCTTACTACTTTGAAGGATACAAATTTGCTATTTTGAACTTTTTGGAAGAAAATGCAGATTTAGAAGGGCAAGAACTTAAATCAGAAGTCTCAAAACTCGTCGAAAAATTAAACAAACGGACCTTCATCAACACCAATAAATTGGTTGATATTGATCCTGATCTTTTCTGCGAAGAAGGTGTCAAATACATCGAAAAAGTAAAAAATGTAGATACTTTCCGTGATTCCATTTTGAAACATGTGAACGAATGTAAGTGGGATGGAAAAGAAATCTCCGGCCGTGACCTTAAAGTGGAGATGTTAAAATATTTCCGTTATTTTAAACCAGACTTAACTCGCCACTATCGCAAAGACTTAGATGGACTTTCGCATTACGTTGCTTATATGACGTATGATGCAAAGAAAAAAATCAATCGCGAAGTAGGTTTTAATTACCGCGATTATAGAAGTTACATGCACAAGTCAGCAAAACTAGAACTTGTCATTCTAGCAATTGTGATGATTGTCCTTTTAGTAGTGTTTCCACTTTTCTTTCGATCTGCACTAGTAAATCCACTCTATGCATTACTTGCTGGGGTTGAAAAAGTAAACCAAGGGAATTTAGAAGTAGAAGTTCCGATCAAAGTAAACGATGAGATTGGATTTTTGGCCGAGTCATTTAACGGGATGGTATCCTCCATCCGCGATGCAAGACGAGAACTCCAAGATTATGCAGAAAACCTAGAAGAAAAAGTAAAAGAAAGAACCAAAGAACTCCAAGAAAAAATGGATGAGATCCATCGTTTGAAAGTACAACAAGATGGTGACTATTTCTTAACTTCTCTTCTCGCCAAACCTTTGTTCTTCAATGCGAATAAATCAGAAAACATTCGCTGTGATTTTTTTGTGCACCAAAAGAAAACCTTTGAATTCCGTAATAAAACAGGGGATTTGGGTGGAGATATTTGTATCACAGGGAACTTAAAATTAGGAAAACCTGATGATTTCCGTCGTTATACTATGGTGATGAACGGTGATGCAATGGGGAAATCCATGCAAGGGGCTGGTGGATCTCTCGTTATGGGAGTTGTGATGAATTCCATCATGGCTCGATCTGCTGGGAACAAACGGATCCTAAATCGTACACCGGAAGAATGGTTAACTGATGTTTACGAGGAAGTCAATGCTGTCTTCAAATCCTTTAGTGGTACCATGGTAATCTCTGCCACTGTCATGCTCATTGATGATGAAACAGGTAAGGTATGGTACTTCAACGCAGAACACCCTTACAGCATTTTGTATCGTGATGGAAAAGCAAGTTTCATTGAAGAAGAATTAAAACTAAGAAAACTAGGCCTTGATTCTGAATATCCATTCGAAGTTCAAAGCTTCCAACTATTACCAGGTGACCAACTCATCCTTGGATCAGACGGTAGAGATGACATCGATTTAACTCCTGATGAAGATGTCAGAACTATCAACGAAGATGAAACAATGGTATTACGTTTTGTAGAAGAGTCCGATGGCGACATTTATGAAGTAGAGAGACTCGTTAAAAATGCAGGTGATATCACTGATGATATCTCAATGTTAAGTGTTGTCTTCAAAAGTGAAAAATCTCCTATCCACCACACACCTCCAAAAGATGAAATCTCGAACCAACCAATCGATGATTTTTTTGACACTCCAGGTGATGATTGGGATGAGGCACTCACCACATCAGGTGCGTTTGAAGAAGGGAAAGCACTCTACCAAAATGGTGAAATAGAGCGAGCCATCACCGTTATGAAAAAAGCATTCCTTTCTGATCCTAACAACCAAAAACTAAATAAGTTCCTTGGCCTTGTCAGTTACAAAGGAAAAGAATATGACATCGCAGCAAAAGTTCTAACAGAATTTTTAAAAGAGAATGAAGGTTCAGGTGAGTATTGGTATTATCTGGCAATGTCAGAGAAAAAACTTGGGAATTATGAAAGGGCTTTAAAAGCAGCTCAAGAAGCTTTAAAACATGAACCTGAAAACTTCCAAAATCTCATCAATTTAGCTGACGTTAGCCGATTGTTAGGAAACGTCGATAGAGCCCTCACTTATGTGACCAGAGCTCAGTCGATCGACCCAACAAATAAAAACGTTGTTAAACTTTCAAAACTCTTAGAAAAAGCAACTAGCCTCAATTAA
- a CDS encoding methyl-accepting chemotaxis protein, protein MKILIRIMFPFKTNDSIKLSLIQNRKSIREHIIRNTSIENPMDKEFLELFEIQKKIRSFIASSADGIATSILGTSTNLKNIEKVQSEFVSSLSHFSDISMNLASSAEELDAVIHSISFQISETLKTFDQTGQRNQELVKSLEKTSKEIENIAKQSLWVKLENQKNDEEFLSLYNDLKKINENIQLVKDISDRTNLLALNASIEAARAGEGGRGFSVVADGVSKLAENTKIAVKTIQDSAAHIRNRFLEFQENSKARTSVLVEIIEKIQGIETAIIANRKESNSNLSEIQILISQFHELELKLREVGSASANIANDSTSISNQVHVLSDHSIHSKTDFDSIFAKIEETVKLITNQNSVWLLEFIFHRRMDHIHWVKAVDDAIQTNLVQNLPQLNHTLCKMGLWYYQSSVLDQNQKRIHEKLEAPHQELHQCAIRIKEAMLLEDKEAVKTERTKLQECFLVLSKTFDEYINYLEAKTLENLELTSIN, encoded by the coding sequence ATGAAAATATTGATACGTATTATGTTTCCTTTTAAAACGAACGATTCTATAAAATTGAGTCTCATCCAAAATCGCAAATCCATAAGAGAACACATCATTCGAAATACATCGATTGAAAATCCTATGGATAAAGAATTCCTTGAATTATTTGAAATCCAAAAAAAAATTCGTTCTTTCATCGCATCGTCGGCTGATGGAATTGCAACTTCCATTTTAGGAACATCGACCAATTTAAAGAACATTGAAAAAGTACAGTCGGAGTTTGTTTCGAGTTTGTCTCATTTCAGTGATATATCGATGAATTTAGCTAGTAGCGCTGAAGAATTGGATGCCGTCATCCATTCCATTTCGTTTCAAATTTCAGAAACCTTAAAAACATTTGATCAAACTGGACAAAGAAACCAGGAACTAGTTAAAAGTTTGGAAAAAACTTCGAAGGAAATTGAAAATATCGCCAAGCAGTCGTTATGGGTAAAATTGGAAAACCAAAAAAATGACGAAGAGTTTTTGTCCTTATACAATGATTTGAAAAAGATTAACGAGAACATTCAGCTTGTCAAAGACATCTCTGATCGCACCAATTTACTTGCACTCAATGCATCCATCGAAGCAGCGAGGGCAGGTGAGGGTGGACGTGGATTTTCTGTCGTTGCTGATGGTGTATCCAAACTCGCTGAAAATACGAAAATAGCAGTGAAAACAATCCAGGACTCTGCGGCACACATCAGAAATCGATTTTTGGAATTCCAGGAAAATTCAAAGGCGAGGACATCAGTTTTAGTTGAAATCATAGAAAAGATCCAAGGTATTGAAACTGCAATCATTGCCAATCGAAAGGAATCGAATTCTAATCTAAGTGAAATTCAAATTTTGATATCTCAATTCCATGAATTAGAACTAAAATTACGAGAAGTGGGAAGTGCTTCTGCCAATATTGCAAATGATTCCACGAGTATCTCAAATCAAGTGCATGTACTTTCTGATCACAGTATCCATTCAAAAACTGACTTCGATTCTATTTTTGCTAAAATTGAAGAAACAGTGAAACTCATTACAAATCAGAATTCAGTTTGGTTATTGGAATTTATTTTCCATAGAAGGATGGATCATATCCATTGGGTGAAAGCTGTGGATGATGCAATCCAAACGAATTTAGTGCAAAATCTTCCTCAACTGAATCATACACTTTGTAAAATGGGATTATGGTATTACCAAAGTTCCGTTCTCGATCAAAATCAAAAACGAATCCATGAAAAATTAGAGGCCCCCCACCAGGAATTACACCAATGTGCGATACGGATCAAAGAAGCTATGCTTTTAGAAGATAAGGAAGCAGTGAAAACAGAAAGAACCAAATTACAAGAGTGTTTTTTGGTTCTTTCGAAAACATTTGATGAGTATATAAACTATTTGGAAGCTAAAACTTTAGAGAATCTAGAACTAACCTCAATTAATTGA
- a CDS encoding DUF2147 domain-containing protein, producing MNLRIVLSVWAVVLLSSTTLLAQDANVALGRYLPPEKDSVIEIFKCGDKYCGKTVCIKDNAYPEKEKDKGIPGTPYLDHNNEDPKLRTRPNLGMVFITGFDYAGEGVYKNGRIYNPRDGKTYCGKFTALDGGNRLDLKGTLCSITFIGKTNNWVKLGSMNLDDPKWDCTFKTKK from the coding sequence ATGAATTTAAGAATTGTATTAAGTGTTTGGGCAGTCGTACTACTTTCTAGTACTACTTTACTCGCGCAAGATGCCAATGTGGCTTTAGGAAGATACCTTCCACCTGAAAAAGATTCGGTCATCGAAATTTTCAAGTGTGGTGATAAATACTGTGGAAAAACAGTTTGTATCAAGGACAACGCTTACCCAGAAAAAGAGAAAGACAAAGGGATTCCTGGAACACCTTATTTAGATCACAATAACGAGGATCCTAAGTTAAGAACCCGTCCCAATTTAGGAATGGTCTTTATCACTGGATTTGATTATGCGGGAGAAGGTGTTTATAAAAACGGCCGTATTTACAATCCGCGTGATGGAAAAACATACTGTGGAAAATTCACAGCTCTTGACGGTGGCAATCGATTGGACCTTAAAGGAACTCTTTGTTCCATCACATTCATCGGAAAAACAAACAATTGGGTGAAATTAGGTTCTATGAACCTGGACGATCCTAAATGGGATTGTACGTTTAA